A window of the Arcobacter sp. F155 genome harbors these coding sequences:
- a CDS encoding ATP-binding protein: MVNLSKKISSLVGRTNAEYGLIQEGDRVLVGFSGGKDSTTLIHALNHLKRVTPFDFEFKAVTVTYGMGEQVQFLADHCKEHGIEHEIIDTEIFELSKDKIRKNSSFCSFFSRMRRGYLYSTAQEQGYNKVALGHHLDDAMESFFMNFLYNGALRSMPPIYKAENGLQVIRPLIFCRERQLRAFAQTNEISVIGDEACPAMRFDIKMPHARAKTKELLEKMEEENPQMFVSMKSAFKNIQTSTFFDKELLDRD; the protein is encoded by the coding sequence TTGGTAAACTTAAGTAAAAAAATTTCAAGTTTAGTTGGAAGAACAAATGCAGAATATGGATTGATTCAAGAAGGTGATAGAGTGTTAGTTGGTTTCTCTGGTGGGAAAGACTCTACAACTTTAATTCATGCCTTAAATCACCTAAAAAGAGTTACACCTTTTGACTTTGAGTTTAAAGCAGTAACAGTAACTTATGGAATGGGTGAGCAAGTACAGTTTTTAGCTGACCACTGTAAAGAACATGGAATTGAGCATGAGATTATTGATACAGAAATCTTTGAATTATCAAAAGATAAGATTAGAAAGAACTCATCATTCTGTTCATTCTTTTCTAGAATGAGAAGAGGGTATTTATATTCAACAGCACAAGAACAAGGATACAATAAAGTAGCACTTGGTCATCATTTAGATGATGCAATGGAGTCATTTTTTATGAACTTCCTATACAATGGTGCATTAAGATCAATGCCACCTATTTATAAAGCAGAAAATGGTTTACAGGTTATTAGACCTTTAATCTTCTGTAGAGAGAGACAATTAAGAGCTTTTGCTCAAACAAATGAAATCTCAGTAATCGGTGATGAAGCATGTCCAGCAATGAGATTTGATATTAAAATGCCTCATGCAAGAGCTAAAACAAAAGAGTTATTAGAAAAAATGGAAGAGGAAAATCCTCAAATGTTCGTTTCTATGAAATCTGCATTTAAAAATATACAAACATCAACATTCTTTGATAAAGAATTACTGGATAGAGATTAA
- a CDS encoding alpha-L-glutamate ligase-like protein, with translation MFANPFKLKKLGILGMNDRNINYIGKHNDRKNFPLVDNKLKTKKLAQKHGISVPKLLGYIQYQVEINHFEDYIENQSGFVIKPAQGSGGKGILVIVKRDKDKFIKPSGEALDYNDIKRHISNILSGLYSLGGRNDVAVFEKLVDFDDVFDGFSYEGVPDVRVIVYKGFPTLSMMRLSTSNSDGKANLHQGAVGVGIDIKTGKALNAVQFDRPIKLHPDTNKNLKELVVPFWDEILHLSARCYEMTNMGYLGADIVIDKNLGPLVLELNARPGLAIQIANDIGALKRFSLIDSLKNSNKTLEEKIAFSKENF, from the coding sequence ATGTTTGCAAACCCTTTTAAACTAAAAAAACTTGGTATTTTAGGAATGAATGACAGAAATATCAACTATATAGGAAAACACAACGATAGAAAAAACTTTCCTTTAGTTGATAATAAACTAAAAACTAAAAAACTAGCCCAAAAACATGGAATCTCAGTTCCTAAATTACTAGGTTATATTCAATACCAAGTGGAAATAAATCACTTTGAAGACTATATAGAAAACCAAAGTGGCTTTGTTATAAAACCTGCACAAGGAAGTGGAGGTAAAGGTATTCTTGTTATTGTTAAAAGAGATAAAGACAAGTTTATTAAACCAAGTGGTGAAGCTTTAGATTATAACGATATAAAAAGACATATCTCAAATATTCTAAGTGGTCTATACTCTCTTGGTGGAAGAAATGATGTAGCTGTTTTCGAGAAGCTAGTTGATTTTGATGATGTCTTTGATGGGTTTAGTTATGAAGGTGTTCCTGATGTAAGGGTAATTGTATATAAAGGTTTTCCTACTTTATCAATGATGCGATTATCTACTTCAAATAGTGATGGAAAAGCAAATCTTCATCAAGGTGCTGTTGGAGTTGGAATTGATATTAAAACTGGAAAAGCTTTAAATGCAGTACAGTTTGATAGACCAATTAAACTGCACCCTGATACAAATAAAAACCTAAAGGAATTAGTAGTTCCTTTTTGGGATGAGATACTTCATTTATCTGCAAGATGTTATGAGATGACAAATATGGGTTACTTAGGTGCTGATATTGTTATTGATAAAAATTTAGGTCCCTTAGTATTAGAATTAAATGCAAGACCTGGTTTAGCTATACAAATTGCCAATGACATTGGTGCTTTAAAAAGATTTAGTTTAATTGATAGTTTAAAAAACTCTAATAAAACTTTAGAAGAAAAGATTGCATTCTCTAAAGAGAACTTTTAA
- a CDS encoding DUF523 domain-containing protein, producing the protein MKLLVSSCLLGEDVRYDGGNSSVAFNPKFSFSSKELFMDILCDNEVYSLCPEVKGGLPTPRDPAEITSVEKPFKVETINKEDVTINFLLGAKKALELCQEEGIKVALLKSKSPSCGNTKIYDGTFTGNLVENQGLTARLLSENGITVFNETQLKELQQFIRTNK; encoded by the coding sequence ATGAAGTTATTGGTCTCTTCTTGCCTTTTAGGTGAAGATGTTAGATATGATGGGGGAAACTCTTCTGTAGCATTTAATCCAAAGTTTTCTTTTTCTTCAAAAGAACTATTTATGGATATTTTATGCGACAATGAAGTTTACTCTTTATGTCCTGAAGTAAAAGGTGGATTACCTACTCCAAGAGATCCAGCGGAGATTACAAGTGTAGAAAAACCTTTTAAAGTTGAAACTATAAATAAAGAAGACGTAACTATAAACTTTTTACTAGGAGCAAAAAAGGCTTTAGAGCTTTGCCAAGAAGAGGGTATTAAAGTTGCTTTATTAAAATCTAAATCACCATCTTGTGGAAATACAAAGATTTATGATGGTACTTTTACAGGTAATTTAGTTGAAAATCAAGGATTAACAGCTAGATTATTAAGTGAAAATGGAATCACAGTATTCAACGAAACTCAATTAAAAGAATTACAACAGTTTATAAGAACTAATAAATAG
- a CDS encoding inactive transglutaminase family protein — MTSRNQILLFSIILIITSIALMSYKVKVLNFPIFQEETTNIWNIEAKISFDSKKNQSALVSMILPKKQDGIIIVNEESSSADYGFTKRKLNSINKGVWSKREIEGSQVIYYSIDIIKDKYYKANLEAEPIEVEPMEVPSVMVQAANSLLNKIYDKSSDSLTFTSLLIKEFNLVQPSQAAKMIKNNYMKTAKEKRDALVQLLNKMQYKVRTIGALYLEDKQRNIVLTPMLEVFHKDKWYLFDINNGLIENSSEIFIWQRGSQFLLEAEGVKNSNVRFSVTKNIVPARNAALSKDLKNQSTLLDFSLFTLPNESQNTFKLLLLVPLGALVVVIMRVIVGLKTSGTFMPILLSMAFIETSLIPGIMMFILVVTMGLIVRSYLSHLNLLLVARISSVLIVVVGIMAFVAILSHKLELEYATSITFFPIIILAWTIERMSIIWEEDGSKEVFLQGSGSLIVSIIAYFAMTNSVLSFITFNFPEVLLAVLGLIILLGRYSGYRLSELYRFKSMVK; from the coding sequence ATGACATCAAGAAATCAAATACTCTTATTCTCAATTATATTAATTATTACTTCTATTGCTCTAATGAGTTATAAAGTAAAAGTACTTAACTTCCCTATTTTTCAAGAAGAGACTACAAATATATGGAATATTGAAGCAAAAATTAGTTTTGATAGTAAGAAAAACCAAAGTGCCTTAGTTTCTATGATTCTTCCTAAAAAGCAAGATGGAATTATCATTGTAAATGAAGAGTCAAGTTCTGCGGATTATGGTTTTACAAAAAGAAAACTAAACTCTATAAATAAAGGTGTTTGGTCTAAAAGAGAAATTGAAGGTAGTCAAGTAATCTACTACTCAATTGATATTATAAAAGACAAATACTATAAAGCAAATCTTGAAGCAGAACCTATTGAAGTTGAGCCAATGGAAGTTCCTTCTGTAATGGTTCAAGCAGCAAACTCTTTATTAAATAAAATATATGACAAAAGCTCTGATTCTTTGACCTTTACTTCTTTATTAATAAAAGAGTTTAACCTAGTTCAACCTTCTCAAGCTGCAAAAATGATTAAAAACAATTATATGAAAACAGCTAAAGAAAAAAGAGATGCCCTAGTTCAACTTCTAAATAAAATGCAATACAAGGTTAGAACAATTGGTGCATTATATTTAGAAGATAAACAAAGAAATATAGTACTAACTCCTATGTTAGAAGTTTTCCATAAAGACAAATGGTATTTATTTGATATAAATAATGGTCTTATTGAAAATAGTAGTGAAATATTTATATGGCAAAGAGGTTCACAGTTCTTATTAGAAGCTGAGGGTGTTAAAAACTCTAATGTAAGATTCTCTGTAACTAAAAATATTGTACCAGCAAGAAATGCTGCTTTATCTAAAGATCTTAAAAACCAAAGTACTCTTTTAGACTTTTCATTGTTTACATTACCAAATGAGTCACAAAATACATTTAAACTACTTCTTTTAGTTCCTCTAGGAGCTTTAGTAGTTGTTATTATGAGAGTAATTGTAGGACTTAAAACATCTGGTACTTTTATGCCTATTTTATTATCGATGGCATTTATTGAAACAAGTTTAATACCTGGTATTATGATGTTTATTTTAGTTGTAACTATGGGACTTATTGTTAGGTCATACTTATCCCACTTAAATTTACTTCTTGTAGCAAGGATATCTTCTGTACTAATTGTTGTTGTTGGAATAATGGCTTTTGTGGCTATTCTTTCACATAAGTTAGAACTAGAATATGCTACAAGTATTACTTTCTTCCCTATTATTATTTTAGCTTGGACTATTGAAAGAATGTCTATTATTTGGGAAGAAGATGGTTCTAAAGAGGTATTTTTACAAGGTAGTGGTTCTTTAATAGTATCTATTATTGCTTACTTTGCTATGACAAACTCTGTTCTAAGTTTCATTACATTTAACTTCCCAGAAGTTTTATTAGCAGTTCTTGGATTAATCATACTTCTAGGAAGATATAGTGGTTATAGACTAAGTGAGCTTTATAGATTTAAATCAATGGTTAAGTAA
- a CDS encoding ATP-dependent zinc protease → MKKLFFNAIFFSALTVIFIGCSAASKTEQMDIQEPKIEEPKEKIIIKEKIVYKEKKVPVYITKEPKQKDSKIILGNYEYVYIPSENLKLKAKIDTGATTTSLHAINIKAFERDGKKWVKFTLENEKGELINKALPISRIVYIKRHGAKNQKRYVVQMRINVANSSQLVDVTLTDRSKFSYPVLIGKNFLTGMVLVDVSKKFTQEPIKKAK, encoded by the coding sequence ATGAAAAAACTTTTTTTTAATGCTATCTTTTTTTCAGCTTTAACAGTAATCTTCATTGGCTGCTCAGCTGCAAGTAAAACTGAACAAATGGATATACAAGAACCTAAAATTGAAGAACCTAAAGAAAAAATAATAATAAAAGAAAAAATTGTATATAAAGAGAAAAAAGTTCCTGTTTATATTACAAAAGAGCCAAAACAAAAAGACTCAAAGATAATTCTAGGTAACTATGAATATGTATATATTCCTTCAGAGAACTTAAAACTAAAAGCTAAGATAGATACAGGTGCAACTACAACTTCTTTACATGCAATAAATATAAAAGCTTTTGAAAGAGATGGGAAAAAATGGGTTAAGTTTACTTTAGAAAATGAAAAAGGTGAACTAATTAACAAAGCTTTACCTATAAGTAGAATTGTTTATATCAAAAGACATGGGGCAAAAAATCAAAAAAGATATGTAGTACAAATGAGAATAAACGTTGCAAACAGTAGTCAGCTTGTTGATGTAACACTTACAGATAGAAGTAAGTTCTCTTATCCAGTTCTTATTGGTAAAAACTTCCTAACTGGTATGGTTTTAGTTGATGTATCTAAAAAGTTCACGCAAGAGCCAATAAAAAAAGCTAAGTAA